AGTATTCTGTGTGCTACACTGTAGCTAAAACTTCTTCCCCAAGTCATTCAGCCCAACTGTATACCAGTTTGTAGACCATGTGCACGCACCTGAATGTCTGATAGTCAACTAAATCAATATTTGAGGTTTACCGCCTGATAGCAATGCGGTGACTGCAGGAGATGCTGTATCTCTGTGACTACACATATGTAAGCAAGCCTTTGTACATTTTGTACTGATAAAAAAATGTCGCTGGCACAACCAGATATCTAATTTGTGAATGCTTGCTCTGTAGCAGAATGTCACTGTAGTGAGGGCTGACATCTCACTTTGCTTGTATGACATATCTTAAGTGTTGAGCACAGATTTATCCAGACTGTACAAGAGGACCCACGCAGACACACGCAAAGGagacacacacagagacacagcACCTGTGAGCGTCCCCTCCATCTGGTCCTGTCTTGATAAATCTGCGCTCAGCACTGCACTGCCACAGCAGCGATAGTTTCTTAAGTACAATGTGGTATCTGACGCACAGAACGGATATTACATGCTTAGATTAAACCGTTTACAATGTGTGGAGCAATCCAAAACTTCAGCAGATTGCTTTCTGAAAGGCAGCCACTGCGGCACAACTACTAAAATGGATAAATTAGCAAATTGTCCATACTTAACTCTGACATGGTCCACAAATCCTCTGAGGACACGAAAAAAGTTTACAGCTTAACCAGCATGAAACGTGTCACTGTACTTTTCTTTTCCATAGATTCCGAAAGCTTCCCTGTAGTATTTGATAAGTGATGATTCACTGCAAGTTGCAaagattttgattgatatgtggggtttaacgtcccaaaaccaccatatgattatgagagacgccgtagtggagggctccggaaatttggaccacctggggttctttaacgtgcacccaaatctgagcacacgggcctacaacatttccgcctccatcggaaatgcagccgccgcagccaggattcaaacccgcgacctgcgggtcagcagccgagtaccctagccactagaccaccgcggcggggcagttgcAAAGATTTTGACAACCTTGAAATTTATAACAACGCCCAACAGGAAGGCAGATTTCCCATACTGTGTTAATTCATCAACCTGGTAAAGGCAACTATCTTTATGGAACATTTCCCATCAGTAAAGTATTTATATTAACAAGGCTCAAATGTAGTCACACATAGGGGAAAGCAACAGCTTCACAGCTGCGAATGATTCTGCGTGATGGCAAAATGTGCTATTAGAACACATCAGccaaaaattgtgaaaaaaaaaatgacagcccaCCTCTGCAGGTATATCACGTAGAACCATTTGTAGACCCAACGGGGCGTGGTCCCAGCTATAGGTTTCTGCAGAGCCCAGCTCATAACTATAAATGTGCCTACAGTAAAAATAGTCCAAATAAACACAAAGCGCCACCAGTAAGAGTGCACAGAGATGCACAGTGGTATCAGCCACATCCCCACCATGGTCACTctctggaaagaaagaaaaaaaaaagaatgtaacaTGTCCACCTGGAATCAAACACTTGTATACATGCAACTTGTGATCAGATGCCCTCAGACTAACACCACCTGTCATGGTCTCCAGCAAATTAACTTATTTTAAATTCAATAAACAGTTTTTGACTGTTAAAAACTTCTAGCTCAGAGAAGCTATGATTCAAGTAAACTGGCTCACGTGCCATTTCGAAAAAGTTTCAGTCCAAGTACTATATCCAGTACAAGTACCACAACAGTACCCTAACGGAACTTTCCATACTATACTGCCATGAGAAGTCTCATGGGTGCAATGAAAAATGCAATTGTAGTATTCTTTCGTGTTCATTGAATGGTGCGGAGGGGTCATATTCTTCATAAGTGGACTGTCTATTTCAGCCTTCACTGAATGAATAGAACTTGAGATCCAGCAGGATTCCCCTGAAATATTATTGTACAAATTCTAGGACAACATAATGTCCTTTTGTAAGGGAAATTAACCACCAGCCATTTTCAGCACAAAGCCACGAGAAGATCCATATGGATTTGTCAGAAGAAAAGCTCCTTCCTTGAAGAAAAATTCATCGTGGTCTGGAGATCAAACCACGGACTAGCAATTTTCCAGGGCGGtcctctaccaattgagctaaccaggttGCAAGTAACTGGCAAGGAGAAGGTGAATTCATTGCCAAATAGAATCACATATCACCGACAATCAGTTTTGCAGAATCCCGCAAGgtggcaaaagaaagaaaagggtggAAAGGTTAGAAAAGGGTAACGCAACTATTCCAGAAAGGCGTTTGTCAGGTGAAGCGACACTTCCGGCTTGAATAAACAAAAATGAGCTGCAGGCGAATGCCAGTGGTTGGCACCTACATGGACTGACTTCCATGGCATTTTCCTGGAAGCACGCCTTCGAGAACACTTAATGGTGTTGACCAGAACGTCTCCGTCAGCACCCCTGTACGACCACGCGGTGGGCGCAAGCCATTGTAGAGACTCTTAACGGTGACGGCAGTGAGCATCTACGCAAAGAGATCGGTGCTCCAATTCACGATTTCAAGTGCTCGCCACAGACTGTGACTCAGCTGCGCTAAATTACCCGAAGACTACGGCACTGCAGATATCGATGGCCTAATATTTTTTTCTGAGCCAACACTCTCGGATAATACCTGCTGGTGTTATATATGTCAAGACTGTAAAACTGAGAGGCTGCCGTAGATGGGGCACTCCAGActaattttcaccacctggtgttttttaatgtgcacctaaatctaagtacacggctGTTGCTTGCATTTCgatgccccctccccccctcaaAGTGCAGCCGCCATGGTAGGGAATTGAAGCGAAGCAGTGTCTTCAAGTTTAGCAATGAGAAGTACTCTCTGAGTATTGCAGTCACCTAAAAGAACATTTTTTGATATCAGGATTTCCACACCACATCATGGTGTGAGAAGCGTCTGCACTTAAGAACTTTAGGTATGCTTGACAGGCACAAAGTACAATACGTGAAAACGGATAGAGAGGAAAATGAAGCAAAGGCACCCTGCTGAGctagttggttaggatccataaTTCATATGTTGTAGAGCATCACGATGGGCAGAGAAGAAGGACGAACACACATagtgctaacttgcaactaatggtTTCATTTGCAATCACAGATGCAATTATAATATACGAGTATATCGATGAAAACTGAGGAAATGACATCACAAACTGCGCCCGCCTACATTAAAGAAATGACTCCAGATACTTTTTTTCCCCTTAGCCAACAAGGCTCAAGAAAGCACACACACATTTTCCTTTTATCTTGTCTCTTTCGTAGCCCTCAATTATTTCTCGTGTAGTTCTGCCTCAACCCCTATTGAAAATGCGGGTGTTTTCAAACACCGATACACAACCACGCTGCTGGCAGTTAATGTCCAAATAACCACATATAGCCTTTTCTACATTGTACAAGTGGTCCGAAATCTTTGGTTAATGCACCTTGCAGTTTAACCTATGTATACACGTGGTTACATGTCAAGGGAATACAATTGACAGTGCCTTGAATGCAATTAACAAATATCTCCTGGTGCTTGATTATGACCACAAAGTAAAACGTTAGCTGCAAGTCGGCACTGTGAGCCTGTCTCCTCTGTCTCTGTAGCGATGTGCTACAACATATGCATTATGGAAAGTGAAGCACCAAACTACCAACAGTCCAATCACATTCCCTCAGTTCTCACGCTCTGGTCAGACATGACAAGATCAGGTAATAAGTCACAAAAGAGCCAGTTTGATAATGATCAGTTGGTGCAATGAAAACACAGGAAGGAGAAATGTATTTAAAATATACTTGAACATACCTGATACGATTTGAAATGCAATTTTTTCCAGTTTACTAGGATTATTTGGGCTATGACAACAGATGCTAGGAGAATAAGTATCATGTAGCTATGCATCTTTTCGTGACCTCTGTGCTTCTCGTGCATCCGGGCATGTTCAATCCTTTTGTGATCATGAAAAAATATAGATAATATGGGAAACACAGTCATTAAAACAGTCAACAAAAGACATTACAAAACACACAGTTCGGCATCACTTCACACAACACAAACATAACTATACAACTCCATTTATTCTGGATGCAAATGCCTGAAACAATGTAAATTTTTACGAAACGTCGAGCAACAATATACCGTCATCGTCGACGTCTGTACCGAGACATTtttcaacaaacgcttccaatTGTGTAGCGTACTCTAAAATAATCGCGAGCCACTAACACACCAAGTCCGCAATGCAAGCTCACAAGCACAGACTGTATGCAGTGATGTAATGAACAAATTCTCGCAATAATGAAGCAACGGCGCCAGTAATGTAGCCAGGGTGCTTAGGGGGGTTCAGCCCCCTCCCCCGATATACTGAAATTCTGTACATGGGTAGATACACTCATGAACATACGTACGTGAAGGAGGGTCGGTGCccccttcagaaaaaaaaaaagtactgtttACGACTCTAAAAGCCACACACACTGTCACTAAGCAActcacctgtgcctgtcttcatCTGGTAATTTTGAAAGGTCTATACtctgaaataataaaaatacacaGCGTGTAGTACATTTACACTGCACGCCACAGTTATCGTTAATGCAGCGCTACATGGACGCACTTTAAgttagcattcatgccattgaAAGCAGTAACACAACATTGTTGACGGCACGACCTTCAATTGCAGCTAAGCAAATGCACCTGTGACACATAATTACACGTTTGTGCTTCAACGACTTCGTGAAAAGATTAAGATTTTCAGCGTCCCACACAGGTAGCAACCACGCTTGCGCTCATCGCTTCGTTACCATGCCATGCTCGCGAACGTAAGCTTGTAATCATCACATAGCACAACAGGCGATCTTTAATCTTGTCAATCAATTACCGGTAAGGATATAGGAAATTAGGTCAGTGATTACGCGACAATTCTGCAGATAATCAGCACAGGCGCTTGTCTTAGGCTTGGGAGCAACGACGTGATAGTGAGAGCTATAACTAGAGTGAAGTGTGGTAGACTACTCACTTCGTTTAGTATTAGATCCAGGCTGATATCGCCGTGGTAATGTGCCATCTTGAGTGTGCCACCATTACATTTAGGAGGCCCGAAACTTCGCTAGGCTCGTAGTTTGCCATATTTTATTTTAGCTGTGATGGCGCTGTCAAACTAACAGAATAAAACAATTTTGCAATGCCACGCTACCATCTTTGGTCAAATTGTTGCATAAAATAAACAGCCCGCTTTATACAGCAATTGTAGCATTGTGCTTCTTGTTGTACGTCATAAACGGTGTCACATTGTTTTGGTACTTGGAGTCATGCTTAAAGCCTCTATTACTTTCGGTTTCGATTTCGAAACATGCGGGGTTTTTGTTTGTATCTGTGGACAAATTGTATCACATTTTCGCGTCACAAACTCAAATTGCGTCGCAGCCACCGACGAAACTAGTCGCATTCACCCGCAGTTAGCGGCTTACCCAGCCAATAACTGCCAGACCCTCTCAtgacagtcagtgccttcccaaAATAGCGCGCCGAGCGAGGACCACGGTCTCAACCCAGAATAGACGAGCCGTCATCCCTCCACCCACTCCAAACACTTTCTGCCACTGCCGAGGCAACCCCCGGAAGTGATCGACCTCACGTTGCTTCGCCATGGCATCCTCACTCACGgtcgaaacacttcagcaacccAAATCGCGAAGCGTGAGCAAAAACAGCTCCATCAACAGCCTCTACACCGAGGGCAGCAATGTCGAGAGCGGCTACATGTGCGCGCTTCAGGAGTGCCTACTTGCCGAGTGCGCCAACCTGACCAAAGACAGCGACTGGCAGCAGGCCCTGGTCCTCGAAATTGGCTGCGGGTGCGGCGACACTACGAGGCAACTCTCCGACCGCCTGGCTCCGCTGCTCATTCGCGGCGTTCTGGGCATAGACACCAACCAGGATGCCATCGACTACGCTTTTTCTGTGCACGCCGACGAGAAGACAGACTTCGCCACGGCCAACGTTGAAGACTTGAACACATTCGAACTTAAATGGGGCGGCCGTTTTGACTGGTTATTCTCGTCGCACGCGCTGCTCTTTGTGAAGGATCAGCCCAAAGCACTCAGGAATTTAATGTGGTGTCTGAGGCCAGGCGGTCGATGCTTTATCGCAGTGCCTGCGGCAAAGCCTACCGATCTTCATTCAGCGGTTGTTAAAGTGATACAATCCTCAACGTGGACCAAGTATTTCGAGGCAAGTCACTCGCATGTGCATTCTTCATGCTGAAGAAATATTTGAGGAAAGTTGGATAACCAATAATTTTACACAAGCTTTCATACATGTGCGCGTGTAACACTGCTTGAACTGCACAGTGGAATTCAAAGTGTAACATAGCTTTCACATAGAAAAGAACATTTGGGGTGCACGCCATATGCACTACATGCATCAGTACGCATTCAAATACTTagggttgacctccctgcctttctctcaatttattctctctTTCTTGCTATGCAATGCTCCCTAGGCTGCTGACGGAGGTTACAAAAACATTAAAGCCAGCAGCAGCTTATACTTGCTACTAATGTGAAAAGCGCATTAATACCATAAAAAAACTCCTCAAGACCATAAGCACTCACTGGAAATAGCACATGCGCAAGAAATCTATGGCCAAGGCCACAGCTAGACAGTGGGCTTCCTCCAAAACATAGCAGTTGCAGGACATTACAACACGACAGAGCCTCTAGGTTGTGTTCCTGTTTTGTGCATACAAGTGATTTCTGTAACCATTGGGACAACCAGCATGACTCGATCCTAACACATGGCTTTTCAGAAATCAGGTCCACCATATGGAACAGACATAAATGGCAAATATATTGTCAGGACCATGGAGGGAAGAAAAAGGAGGGAGCATGACATCATTCCGACAGCCTTTATAAGACAACTCCTTTTGAAGCCAGTGGTGTTGGCCCAACACGCAACCTTTTGTGCAAGATTACACAAGCAATGTGGCTTGCTGAGACTTCGAGGTGTGGCACCCGGTAGCTTTTCATTGAAATGCACTTCTTTAGTGCAGACTGGCCAGCTCACACAGAAAGTTGAAAATGGAACACTACCAAGAGTACCAAAGCCTACCGCACGCTCTGACGTTTTGGTTACATGTTGGGCCGACACGGTGGGATCCAACTCATGTGTCGTAATactccctcctttcttttttcttcctccatggtcAGGACTGTGCTTTAGTAGGTCTCAAAATTGAAGAACACTTGTAAATTAGAAAAGTTTTATAAGTTCAACTAATTAGTCCTTAACAGCAACAGGATGAACGAATGAAACTAGAAATAGCTGCCTTGCTAATGGTACTGAGAGATGTGGGCACATGGGTGAAACTGCTTCTCCAACTAACTGAACCCAAAGCTTCTTTTTACAATCGTGTACCGGGCCTGCTGAAGAACCTCTCAGAGCAGCTGAAGGCAACTTTTTAATAAGGGGGATCTTTTTTCTTTTAGC
The nucleotide sequence above comes from Rhipicephalus microplus isolate Deutch F79 chromosome 2, USDA_Rmic, whole genome shotgun sequence. Encoded proteins:
- the LOC119177721 gene encoding juvenile hormone acid O-methyltransferase, with translation MASSLTVETLQQPKSRSVSKNSSINSLYTEGSNVESGYMCALQECLLAECANLTKDSDWQQALVLEIGCGCGDTTRQLSDRLAPLLIRGVLGIDTNQDAIDYAFSVHADEKTDFATANVEDLNTFELKWGGRFDWLFSSHALLFVKDQPKALRNLMWCLRPGGRCFIAVPAAKPTDLHSAVVKVIQSSTWTKYFETIPELVADMADKNFNRLWFHHPQADRIYSALLEQVGYEVLKTKQLEFKYNFASTAEYKEFLETMFAKPIQLIPDTKRPTFVRELAKAALKKMKKNKDGTYTWIVKYVLVLARRPELL